The Haliotis asinina isolate JCU_RB_2024 chromosome 16, JCU_Hal_asi_v2, whole genome shotgun sequence DNA segment tgtcatttttgattggatcgagcgcaaattcggagaacatgtagtttcaaaacccaacatctctatatacattcttcatggataacgacttgttttagtgggtatgattttgtttgacaacagtatatgaatccatactgaaacgacgcatcaagtacacacaaagaagttgttatccataaagaatcttactttcttgtgactcgctatacttctaaaatgcccatcaaacagatcatctgtctgtacacgcaatgaaccctcagcagatcagcaaatgtaacagccaatcagaatccgtggttacacttgagtgcacatccaggtgctaagactgggttcggtctcccgagggcttcgtttctggggaagtaagcccaagtacaaaatattgcacttttgaatcgcgattgtacgcttataattttgtttatttgtttttttaaaagcagcaatgtatattatatgtcatgaataagtgataaatgtgttttaattatgtttgattttttggttgcatgtgacctttaaataccCCTGTTTTTATGTGTATTCTGTATATTCTATTGCTCATAGAATTCATAGGGAGAGTTGGTTGGGTGGTCTCTTGTTAAATGCTGCTCTCAGCAAAACTCAAGCAATATGGTgatggtctgtgaataatcaagttgACCAAAAGtttgagcactgatctacgcaatcgggatataatgacatatatatatgtcaaccaagtcagtgagtctgaccacccaatgctGTTAGTTGCATTAGTCATTagaagcgtgggttgctgaagactaattctaattCAGATCTTCATTTGTTTTCTCGGAGGTTACGAGTGATAAATGTTTCctcatcctgactcatgcttattgtgCTTATCTCTTTCTTCTATGTgaatgatagtggaacacttgaatacCTTGCAGTTCCTTGAAGAGGATGATAAAGTTCACTCAcccaagagttgcctcccttgaaccCTTTTCCACACAAACAGTCGTGTGACTTGCCATGCTAGTCACTTCATCCGCTTGGGCGAGCACTGGAGTCCTGTATGTGGCACTGTATCCTCTCTATATTGAGATCCTTTACCCAAATTAAGCTGTGTTGTAGTTTTCAACTATATTTAACATTCCTCGTATGTcaaaattttagaaatattccatggGACTACTGGAATATGACTAAGTTTCACAAGTACTGTGAGAAGACTACAGAGGGCAGCTGAAGGCCACACTACCGGTGACCCTTGTCCCATTAGCAGATGACCAGACAGAAAAGCTAGAAGAAGGTATCAACTCGATATTGGCCAAGGATGCTATAGAAGTGATAGATCAACATCATCTGACTCTTGGTTTCTACTCCCCAGTTTTCCAGGTACCCAGGAAGAACTCCACAGAGAAGTTCATGTTCACATGCACCGGGAAGAGATTCAGCCAAAACTAACACTTCAAGCCAGTGGAATTCAAGAAGATCTACCTGCCTCAACTCAGGCAACTCATCCGTCCAGCAGATTAATTTATCCAGCATAAACCTACAAGATGCATGTTGACACATCCCAATTCATCAGGAGTCAAGAGAGTTCAGAGGTCGACACCTCCAGTTGAGCGTCCTGCAATTTCAAATTTCGTTGACCTTGTGGTTATTAACATGAGTGACGAAGTCCATAAGGGCCTTCTTGTCAAGGATGGGGTGCATATCTCGACAATAAAGTGATATCAGAGAAGTGGTCGAAACAAGAACAACATCTTCATGTCAACCAGTTAGAGATGAAAGCTGTGATCAATGCCATACAACCCTGGTCGCAAGGGGTCACAGCATATTTATGGTAATGATCTTATCATAATCTGTGAGTTGTTTGTAGATAACGAGTAAGGAGGAGATACCAGTATGTGCAAATTCCCCATGAATCTACAAGATGCACTTGGCCTACAGAACATATGACAAAATTTGGTCCCCAAGAGTTGACTGCAGAGGTTGGAAGAACAGGATCCAGGAAATGCCATTACGCAGTTCCTATGGGGGGAAATACAGGATATCTAAGGACAGCTGATGACCTGAGCCACCACTATTTCCATGTTTCTggaagcataataagcatgaatcaggataaggaaaaatgtgtaatttttCAAGTAAAATTGATATATATGCTTATCCTGACTTATGGTGGAAAGCCAGCCTGCCCAAGCCAGGTGCAAGTGCTTATTCAGGAGAGAATGCCAAGCATGGCAAGGGACATGACTGTTTGGCGGGAAAAGGGTTGAAGTGAGGCAACTCGTGGGTGAGGGGACTCTTTTGCATTCTCTTCAAGGGAACtacaagggattcaagtgttccagtATGATTTGCATAGAAAGAGAAGGCAAATATTATAAGCAtcagtcaggataagtataaattGTCAAGTTTACTTGAAAAATTACATACTTGTATATGAATGTTAAGTGTTATTGCTGTTGCAATGCttttttgcatgtttatgtttacagGAAGAGTAATTACGACTTGGTATCATATACACATTTGTATTCCAGGTATAGGATATGGCATGGTTGTAATCAACGGTATCGTCAGCATCTACTACAGCGTCATCCTCGCCTGGAGCCTCTACTACCTCTTTGGCACATTCAGTGAATTCCTTCCATGGACCCTGTGCACCAGTGAATGGAACACTCACCTGTGTGTCGGGGTCAATGGTACAGGGTTATCACATGTGAAAACGACACCCTTATCCTCTGATGTCATAACTCCAATGATCTCATCTACCGAGGAATACTGGAGGTTCGTTATTGGGCAAATTCTGTTTAACACAGCAGATTTGTAGGATTGTAGGTTATGTTATTAGTTACACATTGTTTTGAAAGGAAGTACAGGACTGTCAGACCCCTGTAAATtccatatttatttatatttatggaaTTTACAGATTTGTGGAATTTACAAGGGTTTTTCAGTACcatacaccctttcaaaacattgTGTGACAATTTATTACCCTAATGATCTCTTAATATAGCttattgttaaacaacattcaagCTTTGGCACAGTGAAACACCAAATGTTTCATCATGATGTTTCCTAAAGTTAGATAACTCTGGATGGCTTGGTTTATGATAAAatgaaattcagaaaatgactTACTTTCGTTTGATGATAAAAATTTATGCTTACTTACATTCCCTTCATGAGTAAAGATTTTCTCGTCAGTTCACGCATCAAGAACTACATCAGACATAGCGTTAACTTTCACAATGTCTGTGTATATACCTACCTCGTTTTCAaatatacattgaaaaaaaGTGATGGAATGAGAAGAAATACTTTAAAATGGTTTTGTTATGATCTTGAGGTGTTGTATAGTTGGTGTTGGAATTGAAGACTTCTCACCCTTCTACTGGAATTTATATCGCATTGCAGCTTCAGTGCACAATAGCTTTCAATAGATCATCATGACTGTTGTTTCAGTATCGTGATGTATCATATCACAGGCTGTGTGGCAATGCCAgcactagtggttaaagcatttgctcgtcacaccgaagacgaGGGTTCATTTCTCCACTTTGGAACAGTGTGTtgaggccatttctggtgtcctttgcCATGAAATTGcttgactattgctaaaagcatacTCGCTCACTTCACATTGAAGAAATGAAATCATACATGTAGCTGTGATGGATCTAGTGAGATTAGTTGTGAATAAACTGTTTTGTGTAATTGTATGTGATCTGTTTGTACATTTCAGCAAACACTTGCTTCAGATGTCCACTGGAATCGGTGACCCTGGAAGTATTCGGTGGCAGCTGCTCTTGTGTTTAGTGGGTGCCTGGATGTCAGTGTTCATCTATAGCATAAATATCAACACCTCTGCAGACAGGGTATTGTTACTTACGGCAGCGTATtggggccacggtgaaaaatttTTACTGCCTTTTGCTGTAATGGGAAAGTAATTGGGGAAGAATAATAGAAGAATTTAGgatcattaaacaacaaaaggtGATAATTGGCTTAATTCTTTTTGGCCTGAATAAGCGTCCGCTTTCATTTACTGTCACAGAAGTGTTAAGACATTGTTATGCAAACTCAGCATGTGATGAGGTGACCAAAGAACCGTtggaaaaaatgttttgataaattATAGAGGAACTGAATTGAAATCTGAGTATcgtttatgttgttttaaacaAGCATGGGCTTAAACATTTCCTGTATGTTCTTTTATTGTAAACACAAACTGATGAACTAGTAGTTTAATGCTGTGTGTGTACGTCTTTAACACCTTGTCAGTTGACGTATGTGTTTTTGCAGGCTCATTGTCTTGCTGTCTCGGGTGTGTATGTGGTTCTCGTATCGATGCTTATTCGTGGATCGCTGCTGCCAGGTGCTGGGGAAGGAATCAAGTACTACTTTGTACCACAGTGGGAGAGGCTGTTAGACATTAAGGTGACTTTTATGCCCATTTCTATCTGCATATCGTACTTCTGATGTACAATCTTCCATTTGGAAAGTGATGTCATGTAGATAAAGTGAGTATAATTTGAGAAAACTGTCACTCTTTTTCAGAAAAGGTCTTATTTGATCTCCATATATTTGAAAGTTGTAgcaatattttgataaaaatatattgataaaaatattgtacaaataAAAAAACCAAGGAATGTGTTATCTGTTGTTCTGTCTCCCACCACCAAGGATTATCTTACCATAAGGGTACCATAAGTCTCAGGCTGGGATTCGAACAAGTTGCCAGCTGTGGATGAGTATAGGCATTTCTCCCTGGCCCCTTCCTGCTGACTTGACTAGACAAGTCATTGTGGGAATTCCTACCACTCAAGGGTTGATCTACAAGGTCCAACAACTTGGCTGCTTGGGCTTCAGGCACCTGTTTGGCTGTCACAAAGCTGATTTCCAAAACATTCAGGCTTCTGACTCAGATTCAATAAATTTACTGCTGGGTATTCTCACTCAGGACAGCATACCAAACCCAATCCTCAGATTCAATGGGTTGCTAGAGCTCTGTAAGGTCAGGCATGTAGAATTTCTTCATGAAAGGTGGGCTTCAACAAATGATAAATATGTAACAACTCTTACAGGAGTCAGCAAATGAACTTCATTGTTATTTCCTTCATTGTCTTTAAGGTGTGGCGTAATGCTGTGGCCCAGGCCTTTTTCTCTGTTGGAGTAGGATGGGGAAAAATGTCCAACTTTGCGAGCTTCAGTAGGTTCAACAATAACTGTTACAGGTAAGGACTATTTGTTGTCTCGAGGGGGCTCATTGTATTTAATTTTCATTGATGTTTGTATTGCAGCATATAAGTCACTGGGACTGATTATGATTTGGGCAGGGATAACTCCTGCTTAATGTCCTGGTTGATGATAATCTTACCATACAGCAGTATCAGGACAAGATTCAAGCTCCCACAGCAATGCCATTCCTGCAGGCCATGCATGGGTTTTATGGTCAACCCTCAATAGTGCAAGACGACAATGCTACACCACATGGGGCCAGCATTGTCATGGAATTCCTTAAGCAGCAAGGTGTAGAGTGAGTCTGCTCACCAGTCCTCGCTTGAGCATGCCTGGGATGGACTTGGCCGACATGTGAATATGGATCGTCCACTACCAGTGGTTCTTGCAGGACTGGACGGAGCTCTAGTAGAGGAATGGAAAATACAATTCCACAAACTTTGTTGATGTACTTGAAATAGAGCACAAAAACAAGGTGCCCCTGTGCCTTGGATGTGCGATAAGGGTACACAAGACATTATATGACCAAGTGCTTCATGCTTGtaattttcattttggggagTTGATCTATACAATTAATACTTGTGCTGTTTGAACCTTTTGTCTGTGTGTTATGATGTATCATGTTTGTCAACACATTGGACATTATGATGACACTCTTAGTTATGTTTTATTCTGAGGAAGTTTTCATTAATGTGCTATGTGTCATTAGACCCTTAATTAATGACACCCAGTATGGTTATTGCAAGTTATATTTAGATGTCTATATGCTTCTGTCCTGTTGAAGCAGCACTAATTTCCTGCTGATCAGGTTGATAATATTATATCACCATAAACTGCACAAACATGTTCCAAactatgtttcatatttttgtggGTTTCTTTCAGAGATGCTGTAGTTATTATTGTGGCAAATTGTCTTGCCAGCCTGTTTGTAGGATTCATCATCTTCATGTTCTTGGGTAATATGGCCAACGAAACAAAATTGCCAGTCTCAGATGTAGTAAACGGAGGTGGGTGTGattaatataaaaaatattccaATAAGGATTGAGCAGTACAATAATGCCTAAACCATATGTGGTCCATCTCATTGTACTGGGAGTTATGCAAAATGTGAATATACCTGCAATATTGTAACATAGACTTTGATAGTGATAAAACCTGAACTGTTTGCCAAAATGAAACATGGCCCAGAGTgactgagtattgttttacctAGATCCTCAAAGGTGTCAGAGAGGAAGTTTGTTGTCACAGGTTTATTGCAATGTTGATAGTGGAAAATCCAAATAGTAGCATAAATGATTGTTTTCAGTACATTTCCTCATTAACATATTGTTCCTACATATTTATTAAATTTTTGAGAATTTTTCATcactttgaatatattttcgtAATTTTGATATTCCAAATCTTTTTCAACAATAtgaaattttgtatttttttgtgttgattatgttcttgtttcttaattatttttttatgtttgaaattatttaaaACAGTTTTGATTTCCTTGT contains these protein-coding regions:
- the LOC137267799 gene encoding sodium- and chloride-dependent glycine transporter 2-like; the encoded protein is MATRCFDRVLYFFSLASSGLDLSNTWRFPYVYFQSGGGTFLIPYLLAMLVCALPATMLDLLFCQFSSRGPGRRWIVCPLFQGIGYGMVVINGIVSIYYSVILAWSLYYLFGTFSEFLPWTLCTSEWNTHLCVGVNGTGLSHVKTTPLSSDVITPMISSTEEYWSKHLLQMSTGIGDPGSIRWQLLLCLVGAWMSVFIYSININTSADRAHCLAVSGVYVVLVSMLIRGSLLPGAGEGIKYYFVPQWERLLDIKVWRNAVAQAFFSVGVGWGKMSNFASFSRFNNNCYRDAVVIIVANCLASLFVGFIIFMFLGNMANETKLPVSDVVNGGPGLAIMVYSKAVSTMPGSQLCSAILFLSLFIIGLENVMIHVKTVFMTMFDAFPKSLRGLELPITAVLCCAALMLGYSCVTQGGIYVLSLMDWYIASISVMVLVVAEVLVLAWVYGANRLYDDLAMMIGYQVSHVWKVMWL